The following proteins come from a genomic window of Paenibacillus spongiae:
- a CDS encoding phytanoyl-CoA dioxygenase family protein has protein sequence MSVNLESLPLMENEYKLTPEQIDSYQKDGHIFLRNVMSQDEVDQYGPIISDLVMQKNYHDKPISERDTYGKAFIQVGNLWKMSEQVARYVLAKRFANIAADLMGVDGVRIYHDQALFKEPGGGHTPWHQDQIYWPLEGNKTITMWMPLVPVPEEVGTMTFASGSYHKGFISKVEISDESHRTLGEYIQGKNIPQVNYGAMAAGDATFHAGWTLHSAPGNPTDLARKVMTIIYYADGTRVAEPDSNARRNDLAGWLPGCKGGDVAVSPLNPLVYKR, from the coding sequence ATGAGCGTTAATTTGGAATCGTTGCCATTGATGGAAAACGAATATAAGCTGACCCCTGAGCAGATCGATAGCTACCAGAAGGATGGCCACATCTTCCTGCGTAATGTGATGTCGCAGGATGAGGTCGATCAATACGGACCGATTATCAGCGACCTAGTCATGCAAAAGAACTACCATGACAAGCCGATATCGGAACGGGATACGTACGGTAAAGCCTTCATTCAGGTCGGCAATCTGTGGAAGATGAGCGAGCAGGTGGCGCGGTACGTATTGGCGAAGCGGTTCGCCAATATTGCTGCAGATCTGATGGGCGTGGACGGCGTACGGATTTATCACGATCAGGCGTTGTTTAAAGAACCGGGCGGCGGACATACGCCGTGGCATCAGGACCAAATCTACTGGCCGCTCGAGGGCAATAAGACGATTACGATGTGGATGCCGCTCGTTCCGGTTCCTGAAGAAGTGGGAACGATGACGTTCGCCTCCGGCTCCTATCATAAGGGCTTTATCAGTAAAGTTGAAATCTCCGACGAATCTCATAGAACGTTGGGAGAATATATCCAAGGAAAGAACATTCCGCAGGTGAATTACGGCGCTATGGCCGCCGGAGACGCCACGTTCCATGCCGGCTGGACGCTTCATAGCGCTCCGGGCAATCCGACGGATCTTGCCCGCAAAGTGATGACGATCATTTATTATGCGGATGGAACACGGGTCGCCGAACCGGACAGCAATGCAAGGCGCAATGACCTCGCCGGCTGGCTTCCAGGCTGCAAGGGGGGCGACGTTGCCGTCAGTCCGCTCAACCCGCTTGTCTATAAGCGGTAA
- a CDS encoding superoxide dismutase, which produces MAHQLPALPYPNNALEPHIDATTMEIHHDRHHNTYVTNLNAALESAPELQDKSIEALIADLNSVPEAIRTAVRNNGGGHANHSLFWETIGPNAGGAPSGALAAAIDSELGGFEQFKADFAKAATTRFGSGWAFLALNNGKLKVYSLPNQDNPIMEGDTPLLGLDVWEHAYYLKYQNKRPDYIAAFWNVVNWDEVGKRYDAAK; this is translated from the coding sequence ATGGCACATCAATTACCAGCTTTGCCTTATCCAAACAATGCGCTTGAGCCGCATATCGATGCAACAACGATGGAAATTCACCACGACCGTCACCATAATACGTACGTAACGAACCTGAATGCTGCACTGGAGTCCGCTCCTGAGCTGCAAGACAAGTCGATCGAAGCGTTGATCGCGGATCTGAATAGCGTTCCTGAAGCAATCCGTACAGCCGTTCGCAACAATGGCGGCGGCCACGCGAACCACAGCCTGTTCTGGGAAACAATCGGCCCGAACGCAGGCGGCGCACCTTCCGGCGCACTTGCTGCGGCAATCGACAGCGAGCTTGGCGGCTTCGAGCAGTTCAAAGCCGATTTCGCTAAAGCGGCTACGACTCGTTTCGGCAGCGGCTGGGCGTTCCTTGCGCTGAACAACGGCAAACTGAAGGTATACAGCCTGCCTAACCAAGACAACCCGATCATGGAAGGCGACACGCCTCTGCTTGGTCTGGACGTATGGGAGCATGCTTACTACCTGAAATATCAAAACAAACGTCCTGACTACATTGCAGCATTCTGGAATGTTGTAAACTGGGACGAAGTTGGCAAGCGTTACGATGCGGCGAAGTAA
- a CDS encoding general stress protein, producing the protein MSEIQKIVGVFDTYQGAIDAIEGLKRQGYLSDEISVIAKDKDEAEEVTETTETKTAEGLAAGLTTGGVLGGVTGLLAGIGALAIPGIGPILAAGPIAATITGAAVGAWTGGLVGGLIGMGIPQDEAERYDEYVRNGRILVMVDADSRRDRYAYDTFRQYNSANSDLYDSERSLRS; encoded by the coding sequence ATGAGCGAAATACAAAAAATCGTAGGCGTATTTGATACGTACCAGGGTGCAATTGACGCTATAGAAGGTTTAAAGCGGCAGGGCTATCTATCAGATGAGATATCCGTCATAGCCAAAGACAAGGATGAGGCTGAAGAGGTGACGGAGACGACGGAGACAAAAACGGCCGAGGGTTTGGCGGCCGGATTGACTACCGGGGGCGTTCTAGGCGGAGTAACGGGACTGCTTGCTGGCATTGGCGCACTGGCGATACCGGGTATCGGACCGATCCTCGCTGCAGGGCCGATCGCTGCAACGATCACCGGAGCTGCTGTAGGCGCGTGGACGGGAGGATTGGTCGGCGGACTTATCGGCATGGGCATCCCGCAGGATGAGGCCGAGCGGTACGATGAATATGTGAGAAACGGCCGTATTCTCGTCATGGTCGACGCAGACAGCCGGCGGGATCGATACGCATATGATACGTTCCGTCAGTATAACTCGGCAAATTCGGATTTGTATGATAGCGAGCGCAGTTTACGTTCCTAA
- a CDS encoding GNAT family N-acetyltransferase, which yields MHVRSFQLSDYRPVTQLLETVLSEECYEQTMEAFARQLSWDSELVLVAVAKDEIVGMIIGTIDDNKGYYYRVAVHPGYQRQGIGKALIRSLKQRFEQRKVSKIMITADEHNEPILSLYESLGYAANDFFRSFQKLSIVAG from the coding sequence ATGCACGTTCGTTCCTTCCAGCTGTCCGACTACCGGCCTGTAACGCAACTTTTAGAAACTGTTTTATCAGAAGAGTGCTATGAGCAGACAATGGAGGCCTTTGCCCGCCAACTGTCTTGGGACAGTGAGCTAGTATTGGTCGCAGTGGCTAAAGATGAGATCGTCGGGATGATTATCGGTACGATCGATGACAACAAAGGCTATTACTATCGTGTGGCGGTTCATCCTGGCTATCAACGGCAGGGTATCGGCAAAGCGTTGATCCGTTCGCTGAAGCAGCGGTTTGAGCAGCGGAAGGTTTCGAAAATTATGATTACGGCAGACGAGCATAATGAGCCGATTCTCTCCCTTTATGAATCGCTTGGTTATGCGGCGAACGACTTTTTTCGGTCGTTTCAGAAGCTTAGTATCGTCGCCGGCTAA
- a CDS encoding DUF402 domain-containing protein produces MEDFRPCVIKSFKHDGHLHRMWLENWLVPDELLLPEHAAQSMRVLINEQTPIQESDGKQWISRVPAVSFFIPGQWYNIVGLMEDHGTRYYCNVASPLFFGEDILTYIDYDLDVILPYGGKAHVVDQEEYEHHKALYHYSADVQQKVKEGLDSLLARIERKQSPFEQEAVAYYYEAWHKHMSGM; encoded by the coding sequence ATGGAAGATTTTCGTCCTTGTGTTATAAAAAGCTTCAAGCATGATGGCCATTTGCACCGGATGTGGCTTGAGAACTGGCTGGTGCCGGACGAGCTGCTCCTGCCGGAGCACGCCGCCCAATCCATGCGTGTCCTCATCAACGAGCAAACCCCGATTCAGGAATCGGACGGGAAGCAGTGGATCAGCCGCGTTCCTGCAGTTTCATTCTTCATTCCGGGTCAATGGTATAATATTGTGGGTCTCATGGAGGATCACGGAACGCGCTATTATTGCAATGTGGCTTCTCCGCTCTTCTTCGGGGAAGATATACTGACTTACATCGATTACGATTTGGATGTGATCCTGCCTTACGGAGGAAAGGCCCATGTCGTCGATCAGGAGGAGTATGAACATCATAAAGCCTTATATCATTACTCCGCTGACGTACAGCAGAAGGTGAAAGAAGGATTAGACTCGTTGTTGGCGCGGATCGAGCGCAAGCAGTCACCTTTCGAACAGGAAGCGGTCGCATATTATTACGAGGCATGGCACAAACATATGAGCGGGATGTGA
- the lepB gene encoding signal peptidase I → MTKLSDSLQDAEHASMGPRRRSGGAPKPEAPIPDKPDKQRRPAARWASELWDWVRTLSIALTVVLLLHFFVFNLSTVEGQSMEPTLYEGEWLFVNKFSYLIGGPDRGEVVILKDPTNRLEKKEYLVKRVIGVPGDTIEIREGQLYRNGELIVEPYTDTEIEDLDFGPYKVDEGMYFVMGDNRHARASLDSRSFGAVSEDLIRGRADFILWPIAKLNAI, encoded by the coding sequence ATGACCAAGTTATCGGATTCACTGCAAGATGCTGAACATGCTTCAATGGGACCTCGCAGGCGTTCAGGGGGAGCGCCTAAGCCCGAAGCGCCAATCCCCGATAAGCCGGACAAGCAAAGACGGCCGGCTGCGAGATGGGCCTCTGAGCTGTGGGATTGGGTAAGGACCCTCTCGATTGCGCTCACGGTGGTGCTGCTGCTTCATTTCTTCGTATTCAATTTGTCGACGGTAGAAGGGCAATCGATGGAGCCGACGCTTTATGAGGGCGAGTGGCTGTTCGTTAATAAATTTTCGTATTTGATCGGCGGACCGGATCGCGGGGAGGTTGTCATTCTAAAGGATCCTACGAATCGGCTGGAGAAGAAGGAATATTTGGTCAAGCGAGTGATTGGCGTACCTGGCGATACGATTGAAATTCGCGAAGGCCAGCTGTACCGCAACGGCGAGCTGATCGTTGAGCCGTATACGGATACGGAGATCGAAGATCTGGACTTCGGACCCTACAAGGTCGATGAAGGGATGTATTTCGTCATGGGCGACAACCGGCATGCCCGGGCCAGCCTCGACAGCCGGTCATTCGGCGCCGTGTCGGAGGATTTGATACGCGGACGGGCCGATTTCATCTTATGGCCTATCGCCAAACTGAATGCAATCTAG
- the rnhA gene encoding ribonuclease HI: protein MKEVVIYTDGACSGNPGPGGYGAVLFYGGHKKEISGADAATTNNRMEIRAVIEALQLLKEPCKATVHSDSAYVVNCFQQNWIRGWLRNGWKNSKGQPVENQDLWQALWALMQKHKVDYVKVKGHSDNEWNNRCDELAREAIKTL from the coding sequence TTGAAGGAAGTTGTGATCTATACAGACGGAGCATGCTCAGGCAATCCGGGACCGGGCGGTTACGGAGCGGTACTGTTCTACGGTGGACATAAGAAAGAAATATCCGGCGCAGATGCGGCAACGACGAATAACCGGATGGAAATCAGGGCCGTGATCGAAGCGCTGCAGCTGCTGAAGGAACCATGCAAAGCAACGGTTCATAGCGATTCCGCCTATGTCGTCAACTGCTTTCAGCAAAACTGGATTCGCGGCTGGCTGCGCAACGGATGGAAGAACAGCAAAGGCCAGCCTGTGGAGAATCAAGACTTATGGCAGGCGCTCTGGGCACTTATGCAAAAGCATAAAGTGGACTACGTCAAGGTAAAGGGCCATAGCGATAATGAATGGAACAACCGCTGCGACGAGCTTGCGCGCGAAGCGATCAAGACGCTGTAA
- the queG gene encoding tRNA epoxyqueuosine(34) reductase QueG — protein MDNGRAWEKLKAEMKAAAESLGIDKIGVASADPFTAMKQRLVRHRELGHESGFEEPDLDKRTEPSLLFDNPQSIIAIAIAYPSKLQDAPKSISGERRGILSRSAWGKDYHAVLRNRLTRLEEWLRERVPDFRAESMVDTGALVDRAVAERAGIGWSAKNCSIITPEWGSWVYLGEMITNLPLPPDKPVTEGCGDCTACIDACPTGALVGPGQLDAQRCISFITQTKGTVSDEMMRKIGNRLYGCDTCQVVCPENKGKNWTHQPELQPDPEKVKPLLIPLLSMGNRSFKEMYGDSSSAWRGRKPIQRNAVIGLGNFKDPSGIPALTEVLKKDPRFELRATAAWSLGRIGGEEAAAVLKDAAGREEDARVLEAIEKALHSEAVLGKKAKPQA, from the coding sequence ATGGACAACGGACGAGCTTGGGAGAAACTGAAAGCGGAGATGAAAGCTGCTGCGGAAAGTCTCGGTATCGATAAGATCGGCGTTGCTTCTGCGGATCCTTTCACAGCAATGAAGCAGCGGCTGGTGCGTCACCGCGAGCTTGGGCATGAATCCGGCTTCGAGGAGCCGGATCTCGATAAGCGGACGGAGCCTTCACTGCTGTTCGATAATCCGCAATCCATCATTGCGATTGCGATTGCCTATCCATCCAAGCTGCAGGATGCGCCGAAATCCATATCCGGGGAGAGACGGGGGATTCTGTCGCGTTCTGCGTGGGGAAAGGATTACCATGCGGTACTGCGCAACCGGCTCACACGTCTGGAGGAGTGGCTGCGCGAGCGCGTCCCGGACTTTCGTGCCGAGAGCATGGTGGATACCGGCGCTCTCGTAGACCGTGCGGTGGCGGAGCGCGCGGGGATCGGCTGGAGCGCCAAAAATTGTTCGATTATTACGCCGGAGTGGGGATCTTGGGTGTACCTCGGCGAGATGATAACGAACCTTCCGCTGCCGCCGGATAAGCCGGTAACGGAAGGCTGCGGCGACTGCACCGCGTGTATCGATGCTTGCCCGACAGGGGCCTTGGTCGGCCCTGGGCAGCTCGATGCACAGCGGTGTATTTCATTCATCACCCAGACGAAGGGTACTGTCTCCGATGAGATGATGCGCAAGATCGGCAACCGGTTATACGGCTGCGACACCTGTCAGGTGGTGTGCCCGGAGAATAAAGGGAAGAACTGGACGCATCAACCGGAGCTGCAGCCGGATCCGGAGAAGGTGAAGCCGCTGCTGATTCCGCTGCTTTCCATGGGCAATCGCTCGTTCAAGGAAATGTACGGGGACAGCTCGTCGGCTTGGCGCGGGAGAAAGCCAATCCAACGCAATGCTGTCATCGGGCTGGGCAACTTTAAGGACCCGAGTGGTATTCCTGCCTTAACGGAAGTCTTGAAGAAGGATCCTCGCTTCGAGCTGCGTGCGACCGCCGCATGGTCGCTTGGCCGCATCGGAGGAGAAGAGGCAGCGGCCGTATTGAAGGACGCAGCCGGGCGTGAAGAGGATGCACGTGTCCTGGAAGCGATCGAGAAGGCCCTTCATTCCGAGGCGGTCCTCGGCAAGAAAGCGAAGCCTCAGGCTTAA
- a CDS encoding YneF family protein yields the protein MSVTWAVILSIVTLILGGVGGFFIGVFYLRKQLERMQSDPDMLQKMAKQMGYNMNKQQLQKAQHMMKNNRPGGRK from the coding sequence ATGAGTGTTACGTGGGCAGTTATCCTTTCGATTGTTACGCTTATCTTGGGGGGCGTCGGCGGCTTCTTCATCGGCGTTTTCTATTTGCGCAAACAGTTGGAACGGATGCAGAGTGATCCGGATATGCTGCAAAAAATGGCAAAGCAAATGGGCTACAATATGAATAAACAGCAGCTGCAAAAAGCGCAGCATATGATGAAAAATAACAGGCCAGGCGGACGCAAGTAA
- the folE gene encoding GTP cyclohydrolase I FolE: protein MAGKKDYVNSIVSDNREQIEHHVKEILRLIGEDAGREGLLETPARVTRMYEEIFAGYDVDPRDVLGVTFDEQHEELVIVKDIVYYSQCEHHMAPFFGRAHIGYIPSGKIAGLSKLARLVEAITRRLQVQERITSQIADILDEVLVPHGVMVVVEGEHLCMCARGVKKPGSKTVTSAVRGEFRKSAALRSEFLALLKQ from the coding sequence ATGGCGGGCAAGAAAGATTACGTCAATTCAATCGTTTCGGATAATCGCGAACAAATCGAGCATCACGTAAAAGAGATCTTAAGGCTGATCGGGGAAGACGCCGGACGGGAAGGCCTGCTGGAAACGCCGGCACGCGTAACCCGGATGTATGAAGAGATCTTCGCCGGCTACGACGTTGATCCGCGCGATGTGCTGGGCGTAACCTTCGATGAACAGCATGAAGAGCTTGTCATCGTGAAGGATATCGTATATTACAGCCAGTGCGAGCATCATATGGCGCCATTCTTCGGCAGAGCGCATATCGGTTATATTCCGAGCGGGAAAATCGCCGGCTTGAGCAAGCTGGCGCGTCTGGTTGAAGCGATCACGCGCCGGCTGCAGGTACAGGAGCGCATAACGTCGCAAATCGCGGATATTCTGGACGAAGTGCTGGTTCCGCATGGCGTGATGGTTGTCGTTGAAGGCGAGCATCTCTGCATGTGCGCCCGCGGTGTGAAGAAGCCGGGTAGCAAGACCGTGACATCGGCCGTTCGCGGCGAGTTCCGCAAGAGCGCGGCGCTCCGTTCGGAGTTCCTCGCCCTGTTGAAGCAGTAG
- a CDS encoding Fe-Mn family superoxide dismutase, which yields MLLVYGSYMPIRILEEIRFWKMQEKEHTVVIRQIVPNLELPYAAMLQAWEPVFARTEQMADQLIQKALPHPAALPPGFQAQTDALLQAAAKQSRTFAEQLTALLTVSPAVAGSPIGVTVVKHIIRESEYFLNALATLLEPRPQEHENENDAASVDAQQSDETEEAGFRRGIAEEDEGSSRSDDSGRAPVQSVPIGGHTLPPLPYSYDALEPYIDTMTMRIHHDKHHQSYVDGLNKAEKELEKARKTGNFDLVKHWERELAFNGAGHYLHTLFWNVMSPKGGGAAVGPLAQQIQKDFGSYEAFKKQFSQAAEKVEGGGWAILVWSPRSRRLEILTAEKHQNLSQWDVVPILPLDVWEHAYYLKHQNKRPEYITNWWNVVNWPYANERFQEASKLVWAPY from the coding sequence TTGTTACTCGTATACGGGTCCTACATGCCGATCAGAATCTTGGAGGAAATTCGTTTCTGGAAGATGCAGGAGAAGGAGCATACCGTCGTCATTCGGCAGATCGTCCCCAATCTGGAGCTGCCCTATGCGGCCATGCTGCAAGCTTGGGAGCCCGTCTTCGCTCGAACGGAACAGATGGCCGATCAACTGATCCAGAAGGCGCTGCCCCATCCTGCGGCGCTGCCGCCGGGTTTCCAGGCTCAGACCGACGCCCTGCTGCAAGCGGCCGCGAAGCAGTCCCGAACGTTCGCAGAGCAGCTTACAGCGCTTCTCACGGTCAGCCCTGCCGTGGCCGGCAGTCCGATAGGGGTTACGGTCGTCAAGCATATTATCCGGGAGTCCGAATACTTTCTTAACGCACTTGCCACTTTGCTTGAGCCAAGACCTCAGGAGCATGAAAATGAAAATGATGCCGCATCAGTCGATGCGCAGCAGTCAGACGAGACGGAGGAAGCAGGATTCCGCCGGGGGATAGCGGAAGAGGATGAAGGCAGCAGCAGAAGCGATGACAGCGGTCGCGCTCCGGTCCAGTCCGTGCCTATTGGCGGCCATACCCTGCCGCCGCTTCCGTATTCTTATGATGCGCTTGAGCCATATATCGACACGATGACGATGCGGATTCATCACGACAAGCATCATCAGAGTTATGTCGATGGTCTGAACAAGGCCGAGAAGGAGCTTGAGAAAGCGCGAAAGACGGGTAACTTCGATCTGGTAAAGCATTGGGAACGGGAACTGGCCTTCAACGGTGCCGGCCATTACTTGCATACGTTATTCTGGAATGTCATGTCGCCTAAGGGCGGAGGAGCTGCAGTCGGACCGTTGGCCCAGCAAATTCAGAAGGATTTCGGAAGCTACGAAGCGTTCAAGAAGCAATTCAGTCAAGCGGCGGAGAAGGTCGAAGGCGGCGGCTGGGCCATCCTCGTCTGGAGCCCGCGGAGCCGCCGGCTGGAAATATTGACGGCCGAGAAGCATCAGAATTTATCGCAATGGGACGTTGTTCCGATACTTCCTCTAGATGTGTGGGAGCATGCTTACTACTTGAAGCACCAGAATAAGCGACCCGAATATATTACCAATTGGTGGAATGTAGTCAACTGGCCTTATGCGAATGAGCGCTTCCAGGAAGCAAGCAAGCTGGTCTGGGCGCCATATTAA
- a CDS encoding alpha/beta hydrolase — translation MSTITAPLLPVGGSSTPGLLPSPQPSPQPVDNRFASSRRKHAAIAVLSAFTAMLLFAGLAFHGYVAWVIAHPYVSPLTSNPMLAKGLEYTDVAFPSKSGKTTVHGWYIPAYEMNGPKPLRSAAATADMKNTQHAAATAALSQAPSKRTVVFSHGYGANREETWVPMYELAGLLNRLHYNVLMFDYGYASKADPSPATGGLEESKQLLAAVDYASSQGAEELIVWGFSMGAGTALQAALQTDQIDAMILDSLFLPSPESLYSNIRQVVDLPRYPSLPLIEWMLPFWTGTTFNHIPAQQVLETAYSIPTFIIHGTEDAKAPVDTAKHIASGQFNPLSREWIVQGGKHELLFQAHPKEYIQRAALFLSQVNASRKSDV, via the coding sequence ATGAGCACGATCACCGCACCACTGCTGCCTGTCGGCGGGAGCTCCACTCCCGGTTTACTGCCTTCCCCTCAGCCTTCTCCGCAGCCAGTGGACAATCGGTTTGCAAGCTCGCGCCGCAAGCACGCGGCTATCGCGGTTCTATCCGCATTCACGGCGATGCTGCTGTTTGCAGGACTAGCGTTCCACGGGTATGTCGCCTGGGTCATCGCCCATCCTTATGTCTCGCCGCTTACATCCAATCCTATGCTGGCCAAAGGGCTGGAATATACCGATGTTGCCTTTCCGAGCAAGAGCGGGAAAACAACCGTTCACGGCTGGTATATACCCGCATATGAAATGAATGGCCCCAAGCCTTTACGCTCGGCCGCCGCTACAGCCGATATGAAGAATACGCAGCACGCGGCCGCTACAGCCGCACTTTCCCAAGCGCCGTCCAAGCGCACGGTTGTCTTCAGCCACGGATATGGCGCCAATCGCGAAGAAACATGGGTCCCAATGTATGAGCTTGCCGGACTGCTGAACCGTCTTCATTATAACGTCCTCATGTTCGATTATGGATATGCGTCGAAGGCAGATCCTTCGCCGGCCACCGGGGGGCTTGAAGAATCGAAGCAGCTGCTCGCAGCTGTCGATTATGCCAGCTCGCAAGGAGCGGAAGAGCTTATTGTATGGGGCTTCTCGATGGGTGCCGGCACAGCGCTGCAAGCCGCGCTGCAAACCGACCAAATCGATGCGATGATTCTCGATAGCTTGTTCCTGCCAAGTCCCGAATCGCTATACAGCAACATTCGTCAAGTTGTAGACCTGCCGCGGTACCCTTCGCTGCCGTTGATCGAATGGATGCTTCCTTTCTGGACGGGTACGACATTCAATCACATTCCTGCCCAGCAGGTGCTGGAGACCGCCTATTCCATTCCAACGTTCATTATACACGGGACGGAAGATGCCAAGGCTCCCGTCGATACCGCCAAGCATATCGCATCCGGGCAATTCAACCCGCTCTCGCGGGAATGGATCGTCCAGGGCGGCAAGCACGAGCTGCTGTTCCAAGCCCATCCGAAGGAATATATCCAGCGTGCGGCCCTTTTTCTTAGTCAAGTGAACGCCTCGCGAAAGTCGGACGTCTAA
- a CDS encoding IclR family transcriptional regulator, whose protein sequence is MGDDGKPTVRAVERALDLLLCFTVRNEWAMTELADKVGLHKSTVHRMLATLEDKGFVTRDELSDRYRLGLRIWELSANMSGADDPAVLGLPEMEKLRDLLGETVSLYIRDNSERIRIQAVQSNQAVRRVAPIGVRLPLYVGASSKVLIAFDEQQKQELLLADPTWPASIDRRLFREQLDEIRSLGYATSIEEREAGAAAVAAPVFSRSNKLVAALSVSGPANRLTLEVMREHVPAIMESARRLGTMLK, encoded by the coding sequence ATGGGCGATGATGGCAAACCGACCGTACGCGCTGTCGAGCGGGCGCTTGATCTGCTGCTTTGCTTCACAGTCAGGAACGAATGGGCAATGACGGAGCTGGCGGACAAAGTCGGATTGCACAAGAGCACGGTGCACCGGATGCTGGCGACGCTTGAAGATAAGGGCTTCGTAACAAGAGATGAGCTGTCCGACCGCTATCGGCTCGGATTACGTATATGGGAGTTGTCCGCGAATATGTCGGGGGCGGATGACCCTGCCGTTCTCGGCCTGCCGGAGATGGAGAAGCTGCGCGATCTGTTGGGAGAGACGGTAAGCTTGTATATTCGCGACAATAGCGAACGGATCCGCATCCAAGCGGTGCAGAGCAATCAAGCGGTGCGCCGGGTTGCGCCGATTGGCGTGCGGCTGCCGCTGTATGTGGGCGCATCGAGCAAAGTGCTTATCGCCTTCGACGAACAGCAGAAGCAAGAGCTGCTTCTGGCTGATCCGACATGGCCGGCATCCATCGACCGGAGACTGTTCCGGGAGCAGCTGGACGAGATTCGGTCACTCGGCTACGCGACGAGCATAGAAGAACGCGAAGCCGGTGCAGCTGCTGTCGCCGCTCCGGTCTTCAGCCGGTCGAACAAACTGGTCGCGGCGCTGTCCGTCTCGGGGCCTGCTAACCGGCTGACACTGGAGGTTATGCGCGAGCATGTACCGGCGATCATGGAGAGCGCCCGGAGACTGGGCACCATGCTGAAATAA